From Aspergillus chevalieri M1 DNA, chromosome 4, nearly complete sequence, a single genomic window includes:
- a CDS encoding uncharacterized protein (COG:S;~EggNog:ENOG410PKK7), with translation MPFLHRHTGPRWPPSPLVEDEYVSLSRELHGLSNLGEKPGLEGVCARGTINQEPMILDLDRSSTPPPLVHCTENCSSDEGNGPPTPPQTYASRKPFFPAIKNLSYEAWPMSPRAGTPPPQSFNFGDLSKIVAESKRENTRPRISKEQLLPAQQRPVRTPDRRSNPIAAKPNASQACLPRESPTRREQSPGALSFSRKMEERFRQYEQRRAPRIEEQSSRESLHSAATDSAIIPFPRSIKMPAATEKFLMTQSSSAPQSPIREHQRMSPRPSRTFGPSTFPSPRRMSSNVAPPSPRRTVSFPDEVQWIHAAPGRRVELSPRASPRASPRASPAPRRSSSSLESKRPASSRTSDLRLSPCPRSVGMPGHQDWSTIRGFDHLYICPSCTENISNSKFGSFVIPSVPKPRTDLISCSFSDPWARLAWFQTIKEDLNHLDILYKITRGTSVCPGRDKATECWYKVVDSETKTHLPGFNACPACVRNLRILMPTLRYAFKRSTVKDKRSCDFVTDSPRFVNYIDLLDRAANRAEREIPPRAKIPEFIAYARRKTSLPECRRDRPKYKTWHYIPQLPEFTVCEDCYEDVIWPFAQDDEPIANKFTSTPRLLPGNDKCREATCQLYSPRMRAKFKDAVQRNDFGFLKAAVLKRYGAEQMYQARRSKLLGQWDRGYDVDLELRRNKVPWRNGWE, from the coding sequence ATGCCATTTCTCCACCGGCACACGGGACCTCGATGGCCGCCATCTCCCTTAGTGGAAGATGAATATGTTTCTTTGTCTCGCGAATTGCATGGCTTGTCAAACCTGGGGGAGAAGCCTGGGCTGGAAGGCGTTTGTGCCAGAGGGACCATCAACCAGGAACCTATGATCTTGGACCTGGACCGCTCCTCAACTCCTCCGCCACTCGTTCACTGCACAGAAAACTGTTCATCAGATGAGGGAAATGGACCTCCTACGCCTCCCCAAACCTATGCCAGTCGCAAGCCATTCTTCCCGGCCATCAAAAATCTTTCGTACGAGGCTTGGCCAATGTCCCCTCGGGCTGGTACGCCCCCGCCCCAATCATTCAACTTTGGCGACCTGTCGAAAATTGTTGCAGAATCCAAGCGAGAAAACACACGTCCTCGAATCTCCAAGGAGCAGCTGCTTCCCGCTCAACAAAGGCCTGTCCGCACGCCTGATCGTCGTTCGAACCCGATTGCAGCAAAGCCAAATGCAAGCCAGGCCTGTCTGCCTCGGGAAAGTCCGACACGGCGGGAACAGTCTCCTGGTGCTCTGTCGTTTTCCCGAAAAATGGAAGAAAGATTCAGACAGTACGAGCAGCGTAGGGCTCCAAGAATTGAAGAACAGAGTAGTCGTGAGAGCCTACATAGCGCCGCTACTGACTCTGCTATCATCCCATTTCCAAGATCCATCAAGATGCCGGCAGCGACTGAGAAATTCTTGATGACCCAATCTTCATCTGCTCCACAATCCCCAATCCGTGAACACCAACGCATGTCTCCAAGGCCGTCGAGAACATTTGGTCCTTCTACTTTTCCATCACCACGCCGTATGTCGTCGAACGTGGCACCGCCTTCGCCCAGACGGACGGTATCCTTCCCGGACGAAGTACAATGGATTCACGCAGCCCCAGGTCGAAGAGTTGAACTATCGCCTCGGGCGTCACCGCGGGCGTCGCCTAGAGCTTCGCCAGCACCTCGTCGAAGTAGCTCTTCTCTGGAGTCGAAGCGTCCGGCATCCTCCAGAACATCTGATCTCCGTCTTTCGCCGTGTCCTCGATCGGTAGGGATGCCAGGTCACCAGGATTGGTCCACGATCAGAGGTTTCGATCACCTGTATATCTGCCCTTCATGCACAGAAAACATCTCCAACTCCAAATTCGGCAGCTTCGTCATCCCCAGCGTCCCCAAGCCTCGCACAGACTTGATAAGCTGCTCCTTCAGCGATCCCTGGGCCCGACTAGCCTGGTTCCAAACCATCAAAGAAGACCTCAATCATCTCGACATCCTCTACAAAATCACCCGCGGAACCAGCGTCTGCCCCGGCCGCGACAAAGCCACCGAATGCTGGTACAAAGTCGTCGACTCAGAAACAAAAACCCACCTCCCCGGCTTCAACGCCTGCCCCGCCTGCGTCCGCAACCTCCGAATCCTAATGCCCACCCTCCGCTACGCCTTCAAACGCAGCACCGTCAAGGACAAGCGCTCCTGCGACTTCGTCACCGACAGCCCTCGCTTCGTCAACTACATCGACCTACTCGACCGCGCAGCCAACCGCGCCGAAAGAGAAATCCCACCGCGCGCCAAAATCCCCGAATTCATCGCCTACGCACGACGCAAGACTTCCCTCCCGGAATGTCGTCGCGATCGCCCCAAGTACAAAACCTGGCACTATATCCCGCAATTACCAGAGTTCACCGTCTGCGAAGATTGCTACGAAGACGTCATCTGGCCTTTCGCCCAGGACGACGAGCCAATCGCCAACAAGTTCACGAGTACCCCGCGCCTCCTTCCGGGAAATGACAAGTGCCGCGAGGCAACCTGCCAATTATACTCGCCGCGCATGCGCGCAAAGTTCAAGGACGCCGTGCAGAGGAATGACTTTGGTTTTCTGAAGGCTGCTGTTTTGAAGCGGTATGGTGCGGAGCAGATGTATCAGGCGCGGCGGTCGAAATTGCTGGGGCAGTGGGATCGCGGGTATGATGTTGATTTGGAGTTGAGGAGGAATAAGGTGCCGTGGAGGAATGGGTGGGAATAA